The Blattabacterium cuenoti genome includes a region encoding these proteins:
- a CDS encoding YggS family pyridoxal phosphate-dependent enzyme: MIENRFFHIKKLIPKNIKILAVSKSQDISSIEKLYKLGHRDFGENYVQEMMEKYKKLPKDIHWHMIGRIQSNKLKYIIPFIHLIHSVQKLEQIQKINKIALKHNKIINCLLQIKICKEKSKSGINDQEACNILENSIYKSMNNVKIIGIMGMSSFQDLKKVHNEFLYLRNLYNEYKKKYGHYVLSMGMSRDYNIAIKYGSTIIRLGTSLFGERIIL; the protein is encoded by the coding sequence ATGATAGAAAATAGATTTTTTCACATCAAAAAATTGATTCCAAAAAATATAAAAATTTTAGCAGTTTCTAAGAGTCAAGATATTTCTTCCATAGAAAAATTATACAAATTAGGACATAGAGATTTTGGAGAAAATTATGTTCAAGAAATGATGGAGAAATATAAAAAATTGCCTAAAGATATTCATTGGCATATGATTGGAAGAATTCAAAGCAATAAATTAAAATATATAATACCTTTTATTCATTTAATTCATAGTGTTCAAAAACTAGAACAAATTCAAAAAATTAATAAAATTGCGCTAAAACACAATAAAATTATTAATTGTCTTTTGCAAATAAAAATTTGTAAAGAAAAAAGTAAATCTGGAATCAACGATCAAGAAGCCTGTAATATATTGGAAAATTCAATTTATAAATCGATGAATAACGTAAAAATAATAGGAATAATGGGAATGTCTTCTTTTCAAGATCTTAAAAAAGTTCACAATGAATTTTTATATTTACGTAATTTATATAATGAGTACAAAAAAAAATATGGACATTATGTCCTTTCTATGGGAATGAGTCGAGATTATAACATAGCCATAAAATATGGGAGTACAATTATTCGATTAGGAACCTCTCTTTTTGGAGAAAGAATTATTCTATAA
- the trpA gene encoding tryptophan synthase subunit alpha: MNKIHNLFRNKNENILCIYFTAGFPNINSTVKIIKTLQDFPVDLIEIGIPYSDPLADGMIIQNSNQTSLNNGMNVSLLFSQIEKFKEKIKIPIILMGYYNQFYKFGEEKFLNKCKKSGIEGLILPDLPVDLFVEKYQNLFKKYLLSMIFLITPQTDSSRIYMLSRITDGFLYLVSSNSTTGKVDDSFGEEQISFFKRVKKLSINIPKLIGFGIKDKKTFDLSCQYANGGIIGSSFIQSLNENQLEESIKKYIKSIIE; the protein is encoded by the coding sequence ATGAACAAAATACATAATTTATTTAGAAATAAAAATGAAAACATATTATGCATTTATTTTACAGCTGGATTTCCTAATATAAATAGCACTGTAAAAATAATTAAAACACTGCAGGATTTTCCTGTTGATTTAATAGAAATAGGGATACCTTATTCTGATCCTTTGGCAGATGGAATGATTATTCAAAATAGTAATCAAACTTCATTGAATAATGGAATGAATGTTTCTTTATTATTTTCTCAAATAGAAAAATTCAAAGAAAAAATAAAAATCCCTATTATTCTTATGGGGTATTACAATCAATTTTACAAGTTTGGAGAAGAAAAATTTTTAAATAAATGTAAAAAATCAGGGATCGAAGGATTAATTCTTCCAGATCTTCCTGTTGATTTGTTTGTGGAAAAATACCAAAATTTATTTAAAAAATATTTATTGTCAATGATATTTTTGATCACTCCACAAACTGATTCATCTAGAATTTATATGTTAAGCAGAATAACTGATGGTTTTTTATATTTGGTTTCTTCTAATTCAACAACAGGAAAAGTTGATGATTCTTTTGGAGAAGAACAAATATCGTTTTTTAAACGTGTAAAAAAATTGTCTATAAATATTCCTAAATTAATTGGTTTTGGAATAAAGGACAAAAAAACTTTTGATTTATCATGTCAATACGCAAATGGAGGAATTATCGGAAGTTCTTTTATTCAATCATTAAATGAAAATCAGTTGGAAGAAAGCATCAAAAAATATATAAAGTCTATTATAGAATAA
- the trpB gene encoding tryptophan synthase subunit beta, with the protein MKYFVDKNGYYGEFGGAFIPEMLHRNITELQNKYKKFITSFEFQKSYKETLKNYAGRPTPLFFCKKYSDKYKAKIYLKREDLNYTGSHKINNTIGQALLAKKLGKKKIIAETGAGQHGVATATTCALMDLKCIVFMGETDIHRQYTNVLRMKSLGAEVISVCSGDKTLKDAVNEAIRYWINHPECYYLIGSTVGPHPYPQMVADIQSIISEEIKIQLKEKEGSSFPNYVVACIGGGSNAAGSFYHFLDNDSVNLVAVEAAGLGIKTKKTAAAIHCGSKGILHGCMTMLLQDEEGQVLPAHSISPGLDYPGIGPMFANLFVKKRVSFLHSTDEEALQAGYELTRLEGIIPALESSHALAALKKIPFKKMDLVVVTLSGRGDKDINVYDKFFTKFSNDEQNT; encoded by the coding sequence ATGAAATATTTTGTTGACAAAAATGGATATTATGGAGAGTTTGGAGGAGCTTTTATTCCTGAAATGTTGCATAGGAATATAACAGAATTGCAAAATAAATATAAAAAATTTATTACAAGTTTTGAATTTCAGAAATCGTATAAAGAAACACTAAAAAATTATGCAGGAAGACCTACACCTTTATTTTTTTGTAAAAAATATTCTGATAAATATAAAGCTAAGATTTACCTAAAAAGAGAAGATCTAAATTACACAGGATCGCATAAAATTAACAATACTATAGGTCAAGCTTTATTAGCAAAAAAATTGGGAAAAAAAAAGATTATTGCTGAAACAGGAGCTGGACAACATGGAGTAGCAACTGCTACTACTTGTGCATTAATGGATTTAAAATGTATTGTTTTTATGGGAGAAACGGATATCCATCGTCAATATACGAATGTTCTGAGAATGAAATCTCTTGGAGCCGAAGTTATTTCTGTTTGTAGTGGAGATAAAACGTTGAAAGATGCGGTTAACGAAGCTATTCGTTATTGGATTAACCATCCAGAATGTTATTATTTAATAGGTTCTACGGTTGGTCCTCATCCTTATCCTCAAATGGTTGCAGATATTCAGTCTATTATTAGTGAAGAAATTAAGATTCAGTTAAAAGAAAAGGAAGGATCTTCTTTTCCTAATTATGTAGTTGCCTGCATAGGAGGTGGAAGTAATGCTGCAGGATCTTTTTATCACTTTTTGGATAATGATTCAGTGAATCTTGTAGCAGTAGAAGCTGCAGGATTAGGTATAAAAACAAAAAAAACAGCTGCAGCTATTCACTGTGGATCTAAAGGAATATTACATGGATGTATGACAATGCTTTTACAAGATGAAGAAGGGCAAGTTCTTCCTGCTCATTCAATATCTCCTGGATTAGATTATCCGGGAATAGGACCTATGTTTGCTAATCTTTTTGTAAAAAAACGTGTTAGTTTTTTGCATTCTACGGATGAAGAAGCTTTGCAAGCAGGATATGAATTGACCCGATTAGAAGGAATCATCCCAGCTTTAGAAAGCTCTCATGCATTAGCTGCGTTAAAAAAAATACCATTTAAAAAAATGGATTTAGTTGTTGTTACTCTATCTGGTAGAGGAGATAAAGATATCAATGTTTACGATAAGTTTTTTACCAAATTTTCAAATGATGAACAAAATACATAA
- the trpF gene encoding phosphoribosylanthranilate isomerase yields the protein MKYKSLKIKICGLKFQIQKISDLLPDFMGFIFYPNSPRFVGFDFVIPKLKKEILKIGVFVNESEKNVLKMSKKNKLDFIQLHGTESPFYCERLFNNRLKLIKAFRIDDFFSFKNIMNYIPFCTYFLFDNNTINYGGSGTKFCWKKLDEYNFEIPFFLSGGIGINDFDKIKNFSHSKMFAVDVNSQFEIFPGKKDSIALNSFIKKIREL from the coding sequence ATGAAATATAAATCATTAAAAATAAAAATATGTGGTCTAAAATTTCAAATACAAAAAATTTCAGATTTGCTACCTGATTTTATGGGTTTTATATTTTATCCTAATTCTCCTCGATTTGTAGGTTTTGATTTTGTTATTCCAAAATTAAAAAAAGAAATATTAAAAATTGGAGTTTTCGTAAATGAATCAGAAAAAAATGTATTGAAAATGAGTAAAAAAAATAAACTGGATTTTATTCAATTGCATGGAACAGAAAGTCCTTTTTATTGTGAAAGATTATTCAATAATAGATTAAAATTAATTAAAGCTTTTAGAATAGATGATTTTTTTTCTTTTAAAAACATAATGAATTACATTCCTTTTTGTACTTATTTTCTATTTGATAATAATACAATTAACTATGGGGGTAGCGGAACAAAATTTTGTTGGAAAAAACTTGATGAATATAATTTTGAAATTCCATTTTTTTTAAGTGGAGGAATTGGAATAAACGATTTTGATAAAATTAAAAACTTTTCACATTCAAAAATGTTCGCTGTTGATGTAAATAGTCAATTTGAAATTTTTCCAGGAAAAAAAGATAGCATTGCATTAAATTCCTTTATAAAAAAAATAAGAGAATTATGA
- the trpC gene encoding indole-3-glycerol phosphate synthase TrpC produces MNILGKIVSVKKKEVYNNRRLYPIKELENSFFFKRKKFSLVKRLKESRTGIIAEFKSKSPSKGIINNIVPVEKVVKDYELSGVSGISILTDKNFFSGKNEDLKKSRSIVSTPILRKDFIIDEYQIIESKSIGADVILLIAGILSKSQIENFSKLAKSIDLETIIEIHNEFEIDKITEELDIVGINNRDLQTFIVDYDNCLKLSSRIPDNYIKIAESGIDNVNIILELRKKGFEGFLIGEYFMKRKDPGKICRNFIKSLFEINSL; encoded by the coding sequence ATGAATATTCTTGGAAAAATAGTATCTGTTAAGAAAAAAGAAGTCTATAACAACAGAAGACTCTATCCTATAAAAGAATTGGAAAATAGTTTTTTTTTCAAAAGAAAAAAGTTTTCTTTAGTTAAAAGACTAAAGGAGAGCAGAACTGGTATTATTGCAGAATTTAAATCCAAGTCTCCATCCAAAGGAATTATAAACAACATAGTTCCAGTAGAAAAAGTAGTCAAAGATTACGAGTTATCAGGAGTTAGTGGAATATCTATTCTTACAGACAAGAATTTTTTTTCTGGAAAAAATGAAGATTTAAAAAAATCACGTTCTATAGTTTCCACTCCTATACTCAGAAAAGATTTTATTATAGATGAATACCAGATTATAGAATCTAAATCTATAGGAGCTGATGTTATTTTATTGATTGCTGGTATTCTTTCTAAAAGTCAAATAGAAAATTTTTCAAAACTTGCAAAAAGTATTGATTTAGAAACCATTATAGAAATTCATAATGAATTTGAAATTGATAAAATAACAGAAGAATTAGATATTGTGGGAATTAATAATCGAGATTTACAAACATTTATTGTAGATTATGATAATTGTTTGAAATTATCTTCAAGAATTCCTGATAATTATATAAAAATAGCAGAGAGCGGAATAGATAATGTAAATATTATTCTTGAATTAAGGAAAAAAGGTTTTGAAGGTTTTTTAATTGGAGAATATTTTATGAAAAGAAAAGATCCTGGAAAAATTTGTAGAAATTTTATAAAATCTTTATTTGAAATCAATTCATTATGA
- the trpD gene encoding anthranilate phosphoribosyltransferase has protein sequence MKKILENLFLEKTLTKQEAKDLIMELSKGKINNSQVVALTTIYNMRTPTLEEIVGFRQAFMELCIKVNLKEFNAVDIVGTGGDRKNTFNISTLACFIVAGSGEKVMKHGSFSSSSITGSSNLLKELGYHFTNKEDNLKNQLDKVGFCYLHAPIFHPVLNIISGTRKELGIRTIFNTLGPIINPGEPKNQLLGVSNLELARIYYYMYQNTKNNYAIIHSIDGYDEITLTSDMKCYTPKGEKFYSIEKLGIDKKNKIKVNPDELKGGKNTEENIRIFIRILSGEGTLAQNEVVLINATFALSLLNKDSLENNYDKAKRSLKSGKAKNILKKLLSL, from the coding sequence ATGAAAAAAATATTAGAAAATCTTTTTTTAGAAAAAACTTTAACAAAACAGGAGGCTAAGGATCTTATTATGGAATTATCTAAAGGAAAAATTAATAATTCTCAAGTAGTGGCTTTAACTACTATATATAACATGAGAACACCTACATTAGAAGAAATAGTAGGCTTTAGACAAGCATTCATGGAATTATGCATCAAAGTAAATCTCAAAGAATTCAATGCTGTTGATATAGTAGGAACAGGTGGAGATAGAAAAAATACCTTTAATATTTCTACCTTAGCATGTTTTATAGTAGCAGGATCAGGAGAAAAAGTGATGAAACATGGAAGTTTTAGTTCTTCCTCGATAACTGGATCTTCAAATCTTTTAAAAGAGTTAGGATATCATTTCACGAATAAAGAAGATAATTTAAAAAATCAGTTGGATAAAGTTGGGTTTTGTTATCTACATGCACCTATATTCCATCCAGTTTTAAATATTATATCTGGAACAAGAAAAGAATTAGGAATTAGAACTATTTTTAATACACTTGGTCCAATAATCAATCCAGGAGAACCAAAAAATCAATTATTAGGAGTTTCTAATTTAGAATTAGCCAGAATTTATTATTATATGTACCAAAATACAAAAAATAATTATGCTATTATTCATAGCATAGATGGTTATGATGAAATAACACTTACTAGTGATATGAAATGTTATACTCCAAAAGGAGAAAAATTCTATTCTATAGAAAAATTGGGAATAGATAAAAAAAATAAAATAAAAGTGAATCCTGATGAATTAAAAGGAGGAAAAAATACAGAAGAAAATATTCGTATATTCATTAGAATTTTATCAGGAGAAGGAACTTTAGCTCAAAATGAAGTTGTTTTGATAAATGCTACATTTGCATTGAGTTTACTCAATAAAGACAGTCTTGAGAATAATTATGATAAGGCAAAACGATCTTTAAAAAGTGGAAAAGCAAAGAATATTCTCAAAAAATTATTGAGTTTATGA
- a CDS encoding anthranilate synthase component II, which translates to MNEILILDNYDSFTYNLVHAVKKLTKNPVQVFRNNEIKLSEIEKYNKIILSPGPGIPDEAHILKPLVKTFASTKSIFGVCLGQQAIGEVFGATLLNTKEVYHGIASSIKIVDPKEIIFQKIPREIKVGRYHSWIISPHNFPEELQITAIGDKGEIMALRHKFYDIRGVQFHPESILTPYGEKIINNWLKMK; encoded by the coding sequence ATGAATGAAATACTGATTTTAGATAATTATGATTCTTTTACTTATAATCTTGTTCATGCTGTAAAAAAATTAACAAAAAATCCTGTACAAGTATTTAGAAATAATGAAATTAAACTTTCTGAAATAGAAAAATATAACAAAATTATTCTTTCTCCAGGACCTGGAATTCCTGATGAAGCACATATTTTAAAACCTTTAGTAAAAACTTTTGCTTCTACCAAAAGTATTTTTGGAGTTTGCTTAGGACAACAAGCTATAGGAGAGGTGTTTGGAGCTACTCTTCTTAATACAAAAGAAGTTTATCATGGAATAGCTAGTTCTATAAAAATTGTTGATCCAAAAGAAATTATTTTTCAAAAAATACCTAGAGAGATCAAAGTTGGTCGTTATCATTCTTGGATTATATCTCCACATAATTTTCCTGAAGAACTTCAGATTACAGCTATTGGAGATAAGGGAGAAATCATGGCTTTGCGTCATAAATTTTATGATATACGTGGAGTACAATTTCATCCAGAATCTATTTTAACTCCATATGGAGAAAAAATTATAAATAATTGGCTGAAAATGAAGTAG
- a CDS encoding anthranilate synthase component I family protein, with protein sequence MFKFNFRTIQKKILADSTTPIELYLKLRDIFPNTLLLESSDHQISKNNSSILCINPVSEFILDKNVLRISYPNCVHKHIFINDQLDIQILIEEFFKKFESENTSISYSGLYGYISYDSIQYFENIQFHSPIKEIYHLPQIRFGFYRNLIVFRNFYNEIYLIEHQFVNFDKKTNLDQLVELIKKKNFPSFPFKSVGNRSSNVTDIEYKKMVSQGIKACLRGDVFQIVLSRQFQQKFTGDEFNVYRALRFINPSPYLFYFDYGSYKLFGSSPESQLIINNQIAYINPIAGTIRRSGNEEKDNKLSKNLADNPKENAEHVMLVDLARNDLSKNSSDVKVEGFKEIQVFSHVLHMVSKVSGRLEENISIIKVFGDTFPAGTLSGAPKYKAMELIDKMENQHRGIYGGAIGFFGLNNSCMNTAIVIRSFVSKNNTLFFQAGAGIVSDSKEEKELEEVNNKLMALFKAIELAKNI encoded by the coding sequence ATGTTTAAATTTAATTTTAGAACTATTCAGAAAAAAATTTTAGCTGATAGTACTACACCAATAGAATTATATTTAAAACTAAGAGATATTTTTCCAAATACATTATTGTTAGAATCTTCTGATCATCAAATTTCCAAAAATAATTCTTCTATTCTTTGCATTAATCCAGTTTCAGAATTTATTCTAGATAAAAATGTATTGCGAATATCATATCCAAATTGTGTTCATAAACATATTTTCATAAATGATCAGTTGGACATACAAATTTTAATTGAGGAATTTTTCAAAAAATTTGAAAGTGAAAATACTTCTATTTCTTATTCCGGTTTATATGGGTACATATCTTATGATAGTATTCAATATTTCGAAAACATTCAATTTCATTCTCCAATTAAAGAAATATATCATCTTCCGCAAATACGATTTGGTTTTTATAGAAACCTAATTGTATTCAGAAATTTTTACAATGAAATTTACTTAATTGAACATCAATTTGTTAATTTCGATAAAAAAACTAACCTAGATCAATTAGTAGAATTAATAAAAAAGAAAAATTTTCCTTCTTTTCCATTTAAATCTGTAGGAAATCGTTCTTCAAATGTTACGGATATAGAATACAAAAAAATGGTATCCCAAGGAATAAAAGCTTGTTTACGGGGAGATGTTTTTCAAATAGTGTTATCTCGTCAGTTTCAACAGAAATTTACAGGAGATGAATTTAATGTATATCGTGCCCTACGATTTATAAATCCTTCTCCATATCTTTTTTATTTTGATTATGGAAGTTATAAATTATTTGGTTCTTCTCCAGAATCACAATTAATCATTAATAATCAAATAGCCTATATTAATCCAATAGCAGGAACTATACGAAGATCTGGAAACGAAGAAAAGGATAATAAATTATCTAAAAATCTGGCTGATAATCCAAAAGAAAATGCAGAACATGTCATGTTAGTAGATTTAGCAAGAAATGATTTGAGTAAAAATTCTTCCGATGTAAAAGTAGAAGGATTTAAAGAAATTCAAGTTTTTTCTCATGTCCTGCATATGGTATCTAAAGTATCTGGAAGACTGGAAGAGAATATATCCATTATAAAAGTATTTGGAGACACTTTCCCTGCAGGGACTTTATCAGGAGCTCCGAAGTATAAAGCAATGGAATTGATAGACAAAATGGAAAATCAACATAGAGGAATATATGGAGGAGCTATTGGTTTCTTTGGATTGAATAATTCTTGTATGAATACAGCTATAGTAATTCGTTCTTTTGTCAGCAAAAATAATACTCTTTTTTTTCAAGCTGGAGCAGGAATTGTTTCTGATTCTAAAGAAGAAAAAGAGTTAGAAGAAGTAAATAATAAGCTAATGGCCTTATTTAAAGCTATAGAATTAGCTAAAAATATATGA
- a CDS encoding putative porin, translating to MNSIIYYMKIFIFACFLFIFSYYMEAMERKILNLNEDSVNTDNTEIEKEKNYIEVYLPNYQDYRFWTEENNLKKTLLNIESFSIEKYYSHNFFKHDDFGFFYNQGNEKNLLIPNRRIPQKNLFHSQNILFFKDPFFSREKIQYFDVQTPLSEIFYENNLFQERGLGGFFSQSPNEKINYSIEYRTLNLKKKLDFEKNQNLLITTLSYQDQDDYYYKLWGHYILQKFYLKEREEVIKWIKNYNYKNVFFDQKKFTHNRFYISFIQKIFHEKNKLFFFKTYMEYEKYSKSHFFSEQKNKINHFDLKNGFSLMFKKNKFEIEVGSIFDKIHYQLFLLNEYNNRIIPKNKYINNMSIETQINYPINNILKFHSHSKWTMEYNNLKKTYFQMNMKFNTFLFSKFDFSSQLYISENKGVNPDYIHLYILRENEDCYNNQRSNMLSFDKEKTIDFSLFYNKNFHFSFYISRLDHSFLDEKKEMEKFLYRKDVQSYGLKIKTTQDVWKFQFHNLFMYQKYNSDPLVFSIPNFLSRSTISYQDNYFNKSLSIKTGFSVHYFSHFYYQKIYYPFDIYLFPSEKECYPNKIGGNPFMDYFLNLKIYRTIFYLSIQNIGFHSIYSPFNKKELFIRTGFSWTLFT from the coding sequence ATGAATAGTATAATTTATTATATGAAAATATTCATTTTTGCTTGTTTTCTTTTTATATTTTCTTATTATATGGAAGCAATGGAAAGAAAAATATTGAATCTGAACGAAGATTCTGTTAATACAGATAATACAGAGATAGAAAAAGAAAAAAATTATATCGAAGTTTATCTTCCTAATTATCAGGATTACAGATTTTGGACAGAGGAAAATAATTTAAAAAAAACTTTATTAAACATAGAATCTTTTTCTATTGAAAAATATTATTCTCATAATTTTTTTAAACATGATGATTTTGGTTTTTTTTATAATCAAGGAAATGAAAAAAATTTATTGATTCCTAATAGAAGGATTCCACAAAAAAATCTATTTCATTCTCAGAATATTCTTTTTTTTAAGGATCCTTTTTTTTCTCGTGAAAAGATTCAATATTTTGATGTTCAAACTCCTCTATCAGAAATTTTTTATGAGAATAATTTATTTCAAGAAAGAGGATTGGGAGGTTTTTTTTCTCAAAGTCCAAATGAAAAAATCAATTATTCTATTGAATATAGAACTCTTAATTTGAAAAAAAAACTTGATTTTGAAAAAAATCAAAATTTATTGATAACTACTTTGAGCTATCAGGATCAGGATGATTATTATTATAAATTATGGGGACATTATATTTTGCAAAAATTTTATCTCAAAGAAAGAGAAGAAGTCATCAAATGGATTAAAAATTACAATTACAAAAATGTTTTTTTTGATCAAAAAAAATTTACTCATAACAGATTTTACATAAGTTTTATTCAAAAAATTTTTCATGAAAAAAATAAATTGTTTTTTTTTAAAACTTATATGGAATATGAAAAATATTCTAAAAGTCATTTTTTTTCTGAACAAAAAAATAAAATAAATCATTTTGATTTGAAAAATGGTTTTTCCTTGATGTTTAAGAAAAATAAATTTGAAATAGAAGTAGGATCAATTTTTGATAAAATACATTATCAATTGTTTTTACTCAATGAGTATAACAATAGAATAATTCCTAAAAATAAGTATATAAACAATATGTCCATAGAAACTCAAATAAATTATCCTATTAATAATATTTTGAAATTTCATTCACACAGTAAATGGACAATGGAATATAATAATTTGAAAAAAACATATTTTCAAATGAATATGAAATTTAATACATTTTTATTTTCAAAATTTGATTTTTCAAGTCAATTATATATTTCTGAAAATAAAGGAGTTAATCCTGATTATATTCATCTTTATATTCTAAGAGAAAATGAAGATTGTTATAACAATCAACGAAGTAATATGCTGAGTTTTGATAAAGAAAAAACAATAGATTTTTCTTTGTTTTACAATAAAAATTTTCATTTTTCTTTTTATATTTCTAGATTGGATCATTCCTTTTTAGACGAAAAAAAAGAAATGGAAAAATTTTTATATCGAAAGGATGTCCAATCATACGGATTAAAAATAAAAACAACACAAGACGTATGGAAGTTTCAATTTCATAATCTTTTTATGTATCAAAAATATAACTCTGATCCATTAGTTTTTTCTATCCCCAATTTTTTATCAAGAAGTACAATATCTTATCAAGATAATTATTTTAATAAGTCTTTATCAATAAAAACTGGTTTTTCTGTCCATTATTTCAGCCATTTTTATTATCAAAAAATTTATTATCCTTTTGATATTTATCTTTTTCCTTCGGAAAAAGAATGTTATCCAAATAAGATTGGAGGAAATCCTTTTATGGATTATTTTTTAAACTTAAAGATATATAGAACCATATTCTATCTTAGTATTCAAAACATAGGATTTCATTCTATTTATAGCCCTTTTAACAAAAAAGAATTATTTATTCGAACTGGATTTTCATGGACTCTTTTTACTTGA
- a CDS encoding glycoside hydrolase family 73 protein, which produces MSLFSSLSKERKEKEIESVIEYIKKYAVFAIEEMEKFGIPASIKLGQGILESSSGNSPLSKATNNHFGIKCGKNWIGDIYYHNDDLPKECFRKYNSVRESFQDHSKFLQQPRYSKLFLFKRNDYRSWAAELKQAGYATSLNYADLLINQIEKYLLWKFDEENSYGIEKKINLYLTSIMHMQKKNDSFFKKKIHFFYKIFLLIKKKLNCTKTSLNN; this is translated from the coding sequence ATGTCTTTGTTTTCATCTTTATCAAAAGAAAGAAAAGAAAAGGAAATAGAAAGTGTCATTGAGTACATTAAAAAATATGCTGTTTTTGCTATTGAAGAAATGGAAAAATTTGGGATACCAGCTAGTATTAAATTAGGACAAGGAATTTTAGAATCTTCTAGTGGAAATAGCCCATTATCCAAAGCAACAAATAATCATTTTGGAATTAAATGTGGTAAAAACTGGATAGGAGATATTTATTATCATAATGATGATCTTCCAAAAGAATGTTTTCGTAAATATAATTCTGTTCGAGAATCTTTTCAGGATCATTCTAAATTTTTGCAACAACCACGTTATTCTAAATTATTTCTTTTTAAAAGAAATGATTATCGATCTTGGGCAGCAGAACTGAAACAGGCAGGTTATGCTACATCATTAAATTATGCCGATTTGTTAATTAATCAGATAGAAAAGTATCTCCTATGGAAGTTCGATGAAGAAAATTCTTATGGAATAGAAAAAAAAATAAACTTATACTTGACATCTATTATGCATATGCAAAAGAAAAACGATTCTTTTTTCAAGAAAAAAATACATTTCTTTTATAAAATTTTTCTTTTGATTAAAAAAAAATTAAACTGTACAAAAACAAGTTTAAATAATTAA
- the gcvH gene encoding glycine cleavage system protein GcvH codes for MNPKNLRYSKNHEWIGLEIQKNRKAYIGITHFAQSELGDIVYLDIENSIIGEKIKEGDPFGTIEAVKTVSDLFMPVSGCILAINKKLLSQPEIINKSYYDEGWILQIEILDIEEYNRLMSLEEYKKYIQEPN; via the coding sequence ATGAATCCTAAAAATTTGAGGTACAGTAAAAATCATGAATGGATTGGATTAGAAATCCAAAAAAACAGAAAAGCTTATATAGGAATTACTCACTTTGCTCAAAGTGAGTTGGGTGATATTGTTTATCTAGATATAGAAAATTCCATAATAGGAGAAAAAATAAAAGAAGGAGATCCATTTGGAACAATAGAAGCGGTAAAAACTGTTTCAGATTTGTTTATGCCTGTTTCAGGTTGCATACTTGCAATTAATAAAAAATTATTATCCCAACCAGAAATTATTAATAAAAGTTATTATGACGAAGGATGGATTCTACAAATAGAAATCTTAGACATAGAAGAATATAATAGATTGATGTCTTTGGAAGAATACAAAAAATATATACAGGAACCTAATTAA